A genomic segment from Candidatus Methanoperedens sp. encodes:
- a CDS encoding 2-hydroxyacyl-CoA dehydratase, producing the protein MSLNENFFKYPEEIKPEFIETEDIVFRDGSRISAADIWHFMTEEAPVRYPYAYTNNRYYGRRLSGDVRLPSSIKHNYLMLTMNDRTSRARENGSPIIFVQGGQSVDPYYAAGGIALRPASTGAWARGKEEGLNLREEEMRSLDVREKARKAISFEICQTAGYEHIQEGNLPVDMVAPYLCLRCSDVGYGVEAHRHGKRKIGLFLVDFPLDHQKEKEWAAGYLARNLHRLTREIGKMSGKEVTENDLKEEIKLHNKGRKLALDTADVWWSASAPPTNGADRRAIFQMGGMELHGDPNASLTVLKEANKDIKERVKHSTKGEGVTDNARRLFVGGSCVFPNDFRTEEAGGIIVGNDNHWSDISTIVEETGDPYEKLARAILSYPYEQPIEGRAEWTIDQLKKSRSDGFLFLYNWGCNTQSAIARMLCDIIHEETGIPTLIIEHEMRGEQTEQLQNRVNAFIEMLN; encoded by the coding sequence ATGAGCCTGAATGAAAATTTTTTCAAGTATCCTGAAGAAATAAAACCTGAATTCATTGAAACCGAAGACATTGTATTCCGGGATGGTTCCCGTATCTCGGCTGCTGATATATGGCACTTCATGACAGAAGAAGCACCCGTCAGATATCCATACGCATATACTAACAACCGCTACTATGGCAGGCGGCTATCCGGCGATGTGCGTCTTCCGAGCAGCATAAAGCATAACTATTTGATGCTTACCATGAATGACCGTACATCCAGGGCGCGGGAGAACGGCTCCCCTATTATTTTTGTCCAGGGAGGCCAGAGCGTTGATCCATACTATGCTGCCGGCGGAATAGCTCTCCGGCCTGCAAGCACAGGCGCATGGGCCCGGGGAAAGGAAGAAGGATTGAACCTCAGGGAGGAAGAAATGAGGAGCCTGGATGTGCGTGAGAAGGCCAGGAAGGCCATTAGCTTTGAAATATGCCAGACCGCCGGCTATGAGCATATACAGGAAGGAAATCTTCCTGTTGATATGGTTGCTCCGTACCTGTGCCTGAGATGCTCTGATGTGGGTTATGGTGTAGAAGCCCACCGTCATGGCAAAAGAAAGATCGGCCTGTTCCTTGTTGACTTTCCGCTGGACCACCAGAAAGAAAAAGAGTGGGCAGCGGGTTATCTGGCCAGGAATCTCCACAGGTTGACCCGCGAAATCGGGAAAATGTCGGGGAAAGAAGTTACGGAAAATGACCTGAAGGAAGAGATCAAACTTCACAATAAGGGGAGGAAACTTGCTCTTGACACTGCTGATGTCTGGTGGTCAGCCAGCGCGCCACCAACAAATGGTGCAGACCGGAGGGCTATATTCCAGATGGGGGGAATGGAACTTCATGGAGACCCGAATGCAAGCCTGACTGTTTTGAAGGAAGCCAATAAAGATATTAAGGAAAGGGTGAAGCATTCGACAAAAGGCGAAGGTGTCACTGATAATGCCAGAAGATTGTTTGTGGGTGGTTCATGCGTATTCCCAAATGACTTCAGGACAGAAGAAGCCGGGGGAATAATAGTCGGGAATGATAACCACTGGAGCGATATAAGCACTATTGTCGAAGAGACCGGGGATCCGTATGAAAAATTGGCCAGGGCGATCCTTTCATACCCTTACGAGCAACCGATAGAAGGACGCGCGGAGTGGACAATTGACCAGTTAAAAAAATCAAGGTCGGATGGATTCCTGTTCCTGTACAACTGGGGCTGCAATACCCAATCGGCAATAGCGAGAATGCTGTGCGATATAATACATGAAGAAACGGGTATCCCGACTTTGATAATAGAACATGAGATGAGAGGAGAACAGACAGAACA